The region TAGATTACAATTATGGTGTAtgtaacattttacaaaaacaCCATAAACATAACAGTTACACTGTGCTGCAACGCCATGGCGCTATGGAAATCTGCCACTACATCAATTGATCGAACACTGTCTATGTTAATTATATTTAGTCATCTGCGTGAATGTCGCTCAAAAACTGAAAAAGTTCTATCATTACCCGAAGAATGTCTATCAAATTCCGTTTAGATTGCTTAATCCTTCAGActgagtattattttttcagaaaatgacagacagacaaacagacatacatacatacatacatacatacatacatacatacatacatacatacagacagacagacagacagacagacagacagacagacagacaaacagacagacagacacagcaaAATCGATGTTACTTCAACCTTGAAATAGATAGAAAAATGTGACAAAGTGTCTTTTCTTCCAGATCTTCCTTACGGAGAATAAAAAATGGCGGATTGTGGTTGGAAATGGGTTGTTCTTTTCAGTTGCCATATTGCCACTATGTTATCATTTGGGTCAGCCTTTTCACTTGGAGTATTCGTAAGTGAGTTTCAACGATACTTTAACAGTACAGCTTCTGAATCAGCTGTGGTTGGTTCTCTTGCTATAGCAATGACATCATTTGGAGGTAAGATTTGAAGAACATTTTCCATCTTAGACTTTGTCAATTTCccataatattaatatgtgCCCACTTATGAATGGATTTTACCACGATTGtatgttacacacacacacacacacacacacacacacacacacacacacagacacacacacacacaaacaaacaaacacacacacacacacatacacgcacacgaAAGTTTTATTACAGATTGTGTAGAcacataatgtgtgtgtgtgtgtgtgcgtgtgtgtgtgtgtgtgtgtgtgtgtgtgtgtgtgtgcgcgcgcgcgtgtgcgtTTTCGCAACTTTTTGAGTTTGATCCTttaacaatacatataaattactTTCATAGAATCTTTGCAGTCAAAAGTAGTCTTTTTTGGTCGTGTTTGTCGATGCTTCTAGGGTTTTGTTTCATTAGCTCCAGTAAGTATGGTGATGATGAAAAAGTTTGGCTACCGAATGACAGTCATAATTGCAGGTGGTGTGTCTGCTGTTGGCTGGTTGGCTAGCTCATTTGCTACGAGTACCACTTACCTGGTTTTTACTTGTGGATTTGTAACAGGTAAGTTAATCACGAAATGTCATTCACTAATTAATCAAACATAGTATTAATCGcctcattgattgattgattgattgatgcatTCACATGTACATTCAAACATATATACCAGTCTATGATGTTCAAAGAAAGAAACACTGCCCTGCTGCAAGTGACTCAAATATGATAACATACCTCAAACATACTAATCATGCGTAGCTTTGTGTGTGtctacatatgtatacattacatacacatgtatatatatatacatagatggATCCAATGACACGAACTAGACatgatacattgtattgatGATTGGTCTGTAAACTATTTGGATATATCACTCTAATGAATGTTTCATATAAAAGCTAGACCACCAATGTTATCCTCATGATGTTGCCCTACCATCGACAACACAGAATCAAGTTACTTGGATGTCATTCTAATTCTATATCATCCATGCACTGCTTTCGAATTTCAGGCATGGCCAATGGAATGGCATTCCCTACCGTAATAACAGCCGTAAATCATTATTTTACCCGTCGACTTGCTCTCGTCAATGGATTTGTATTTGCAGGACTTGCCCTCGCTATGTTGATACTGCCACCGTTCCATCAAATTCTCATTGACTTTTATGGATGGAGAGGTGCTTGTCTCATTCACTCTGCCTTCCACTctcatttgattgtttgtggTGCATTGATAagaccaccaccactaccaccaccaccaccaccaccaccaccaccacaggtAACAGAAACATTAAAAACAGCGAAATCGAAAgttgatgatgatcatgatgattcAAGTAAGAATGACCTTCGTTCTGGTTCTAATCAATTAGTGAGAGTTTCTAACTGTACTTCAATAGGTTATGATAATGTCGTCTTTCAAAATGGCTCTTCGAATGATACAAGTGGTGTAGATCGTGTTTCTATAGGTGTTAATACAGGTGATGAAACTCCTGGAAGCGGTGACGATGTTTTAGAGTTTGGTAGACTCGTGATCAACCAAGATGTTGAATCTACAATTACCCGTAGTGATAATCCGGATAAGGCAAAGAGGGCATCGACAGTAAACATAAGGCAGAACTCGATTGGAGGAAACCGATGCTGTACAATGCTGAGATATATCCAACGTTCAGACTTGTCCATGCTTTGGAGGAATCCCCCTTATGCAATGGTTTGCTTTGCTTCTTTCTGTAATGGTTTTGGTGTTACCTCCTTAATGGTACATATCATCATTGGACGGTCTCTGCAGTTGAACATCACTGAACTTGAAGCTGCAACATTGGTATCAATGGTTGGAATATCTAGCCTCATAGCCCGGCTGACTCATGGTTGGATAGTGGATTTCAAGTGTATTAGTTATGGTCACGCTTATGCTCttaccattggtgtgtgtggtGCTGCCACACTGCTCATGCCAGTAGCAACAACCTACGAACAAATGGCCCCCTTCTGCATTATTGTTGGGCTGACTAGTGGTACTTTCAACCCATTGACAACTGTTGTCATCCGAGACCATGTTGGGCTACAGAAGTTAAGCAGTGGAGTTGGACTTGGATTACCATTTCTTGGCCTTGGCGATATTGCTGGAAGTGTTCTTACAGGTGGGTGGCCCGGGGTCAACTTGTGTTATCATCTATTATCCTTTTACAGCTTTATGTCTCCAAAACAAAAGTAATATTGACTAAAGGCGAGACTTAATTATTCTTGGTGCATTTCTGTATGCTTAGAAGATCACAGAAATGTGGTATTCACCAACCCTGCATCATCTATTTGAAATAGAGCATTGCCAATTGACAAACCTGGCTGGCTTAGAAGATCTCCCTTTAGGTAGATTTACAATTTTATGACTCTGTTCTAGTAAGGTACCAAGATGCAGGATTGGTGAAAATGACCATTCTGAGTTCTTTAAGCATAAACAAATGCAGCCAAGATATAAAATCAGTCACATAGcttaactgaaaaaaaattgtatatttactTACTGCAATGTCATGAGTTAACTTTGTTCACAACCATACTGGTTACTGCGTTTATCTCATGTTGTTTCTATCTAGGCATGGTATATGACATAACTGGGAATTATAACTACCCATGCTATATGGCAGGAGCTGTCGATTTCCTGGGTGCCATTGTATTGCTTCCGGAGAACTACGCAAAAAGATGGATGAACAGAAAAGCAGAAAAGACAAGAGGAAAGAATTTGGAGTAaagagaaagacaattattatgctatgaaataacaaataactGAATTGTTATCAACTGAAATGggcaatttttttctttgaagATCTGAGGATTACAATTTGAGAACTGTAAGATAGGTATGGGCTGTCATGTTCTCAAGCCATAGGTATCTTTATAAGGAACTTTTTCTACATGGTGTCATCAGTTCCATAGTGTGTTTGTTAACTCGATGTTTCTGTACTAGGGCAGGGAATGGCTATGCAAGACAGTTTACAGAGAAAATACATGGCTAATCATCTATAATACTAAGCGAGAGTGTTGTTCGGTGGTGTTTTTCGATTTGGCAGAATGAATTAGAAAACTTTTTAGTGGAATTATGTTTGCAAAACAGTTCTACATGAAATTTGTGGGATTCAGCGCTGTTGATGATGATACCTGAACATGCTACTCATATATAGCGATTTGACTTTGTCTCTGTTCGATTTGTTGTTATGCCATTTTATACCATATCTATCTATGCTAAGTGGGAGTTTTATCCAGGGGTATTTTCCGATTTGGCCAATAAATTAGAAACATACTTTCGGAGTTATGTTCACAGAACACTTCTACATGAAGTTTTGTCGCGGACATCAAAGGTCACTTTAAGAATTTTCTCATAAATATCAGTAATACTTTACATAAACAGATGTTGTACATATCTATGGACACAATCGTATATCCCTTATACCACTATTAATTGTTATTCACTTCCTATAAACTCTAGCTATTAGTCTGTTATACTTGGAAATAAAGACAATCCGTTTTCTGCCACACTACGAGCGactcctctctctctccaccgTTTCTCGCCCTCTACCTCACAGCAACCTGCCTCCTAATGTGCCTAGCCACACGTTTATAATGTCAGTTTATACCTTATAACAAAGTAATACCGTGCTGAGCAGTTTATTTTCTAGTCAATAACATAAATAACAAGTCACTGAGAATGacatgattgggttttaaggaactggcagttttcttgatatcactactctgatcacgcaacaacactagtgaacctaaatcaaacagacttagatatgttgtgtctgctcattggacatggaacatgcctactcatgttgtgtctcgtCGAGGGACACGGGACatatgcctactcttcaagatgacgtgagggaataaaccattcaacaataaaggatgggtcgggtacgGGGAGGGGGGAcgacctgttcaagcatatctgagttatggctttctacatgaaaactgcaccaacaaaatcgCTGTCAGGCGTCCATGAGAATAgttatgcacatgtatgtcatagaacactgtcctaacaccaactttgaataagatcaagcatgtctgagttatggctttggacatggaaaattcacaaacaaaatggctgctaggcagccatattggatcgtatcaggacgaaaatggatatgcacatgtatgtcatagaacactgtcctaataccaactttgaatgagatctgttaaaacatgtctgagttatggctttagacagggtaaatttgcaaacaaaatggctgcttggtggccatattggattgtatcatgaaaaaaattgacgtgcatatgtatgccattgtatgttgtccctgtaccaagtttgaaaaaaattggtccaggcatctccaagaaacggctctggacggacggacggacaaatggatggaacccaatccataagtccccgtcttGTACTTCGTCCGGTGGGGACTAACAATTTTGCAATTATGACAAAAAATCTTATTTGCCTCCTtacaaacttttattacataGTAGCAGGTAATGCTTTAAAAACTTCTGTACAGCAAACTTTGATATCTATCCAAATACAGCATCACAAAGATACTTATAAATTCTCTTCATAATATACAGGACAGTTCTTCCTTGATGAATCTGTTTTTACTAGATACCATAAACTATACTTTCAAAAATGAAGCCAATGGTTGGAATCAATATCTTTCAGTAAGTAGATAAGTAATGTACTATAACAAAGTATGCATAAGCAAAGTAATGTCTGCGTCATCAAAAGTGTTGTTCTATGCAATGGAAACCACTATGTCATCAAATATGTGTTGTGTCTCCAAAAATGTTGTTCTGTGCAATGACAATCACTGTCATCAAATGTGTGGTACTACATGTTGCCAAAAGTGTTGTATGCAATGACTATCATCAAATATGTGGTTCTCTGTCCTGTTCAACTTACAGAGGTTACAGGAACACACTGAACTGGCTgaagattttacattgattaattgtttttttttccttcGTCACCCATATATA is a window of Glandiceps talaboti chromosome 5, keGlaTala1.1, whole genome shotgun sequence DNA encoding:
- the LOC144434951 gene encoding monocarboxylate transporter 13-like, whose translation is MADCGWKWVVLFSCHIATMLSFGSAFSLGVFVSEFQRYFNSTASESAVVGSLAIAMTSFGAPVSMVMMKKFGYRMTVIIAGGVSAVGWLASSFATSTTYLVFTCGFVTGMANGMAFPTVITAVNHYFTRRLALVNGFVFAGLALAMLILPPFHQILIDFYGWRGACLIHSAFHSHLIVCGALIRPPPLPPPPPPPPPPQVTETLKTAKSKVDDDHDDSSKNDLRSGSNQLVRVSNCTSIGYDNVVFQNGSSNDTSGVDRVSIGVNTGDETPGSGDDVLEFGRLVINQDVESTITRSDNPDKAKRASTVNIRQNSIGGNRCCTMLRYIQRSDLSMLWRNPPYAMVCFASFCNGFGVTSLMVHIIIGRSLQLNITELEAATLVSMVGISSLIARLTHGWIVDFKCISYGHAYALTIGVCGAATLLMPVATTYEQMAPFCIIVGLTSGTFNPLTTVVIRDHVGLQKLSSGVGLGLPFLGLGDIAGSVLTGMVYDITGNYNYPCYMAGAVDFLGAIVLLPENYAKRWMNRKAEKTRGKNLE